The DNA segment TAGGATGAGAAATATGTATACTCCACATTAATGTGGGAAAAAACACCGGCGAGAGTTTGCCGGGCCTGGCCAAAGGCGTTGGACTTAAGATCAGATGCTTAAAATAAAGAGTTGATTCATTTAAATTAAAAAAACACAAATATGCGAGGGTTGCCGAGCTTGGCCAAAGGCGCGGGACTTAAGATCCCGTTTTGTAGAAATTCGGGGGTTCGAATCCCCTCCCTCGCATTGTCTATCTTTTGATTTCTTCAAGATAATTGTTAAGTGCTATATTCGTAACGTCGTTTAAATCAAGCAGTTTCAGATGCACTGCTTCAGGAAGTTCTTTTTCTATCCTGATCCTTGTCTGTTCATGGTTCTTAGGCTCAATCGGCCTTGTAGAAATCCTCTCTTAAAATAAGCGGCGGGATAAAAATCCTTCAGGTTTACCTACCTGAATGCCAATTATTATGCTATTCTTCCAAAATAACTGTTTATGCAAAATAAAATCCCTTCAGGCGAACTTAAAAAAAGAATGAAATATTTTCACAACAATATGGACTCCAAAAACCCTGAATGGGAATATACGGTGATTTTCGGTAAGGTGAACCAGTACTACTTTACAGGGACAATGCAGGACGGAGTTCTGATTATTCCAAGGGATGAAGAACCAGTTTTTTACGTAAGAAACAGCTACGAACGTGCAAAAGACGAGTCTTGCTTCAGCAACCTGAAACAAATGCAGAGTTTTCGTGATGCCGCAGAAGACTGTGACATAAAAGGGGAATCCCTGTACACCGATACCGAAGTGATATCATACGCACAGCTTAAAAGATTTTTAAAACATTTCCATTTTGACAAAACCCTTTCGGCAGACAGGCAGATTGCTGATACCAGGTCAGTAAAAACCGGCTATGAGCTGAATCTTATGATAAAATCCGGAGAAATCCACCGTCATGTAACAGAAGACCTCGTTCCTGAAATGCTCAGGGAAGGAATGAGTGAGGCTGAACTTGGAACCGAACTATACAAGGTATTCGTTGATGAAGGTCACCAGGGAATTGTAAGGTTCGGGATGTTCGACACTGAAATCATGATGGGCCAT comes from the Methanomicrobium sp. W14 genome and includes:
- a CDS encoding Xaa-Pro peptidase family protein; the protein is MQNKIPSGELKKRMKYFHNNMDSKNPEWEYTVIFGKVNQYYFTGTMQDGVLIIPRDEEPVFYVRNSYERAKDESCFSNLKQMQSFRDAAEDCDIKGESLYTDTEVISYAQLKRFLKHFHFDKTLSADRQIADTRSVKTGYELNLMIKSGEIHRHVTEDLVPEMLREGMSEAELGTELYKVFVDEGHQGIVRFGMFDTEIMMGHICFGDSSIYPSYFNGASGNRGVGPYAPVLGSKERKLKPGDLVYLDVGCGYQGYQTDKTMTYMFQKKLPEYAIDIHNKCVEIQNQIASMLKPGNTPSEIYRSVMESLENDFKENFMGYKDRKVRFLGHGIGLLIDEMPVIAKGFDDPVNENMTFAVEPKKGIKDIGMVGIENTFIVKEKGGICITGNKKGLILV